A part of Gemmatimonadota bacterium genomic DNA contains:
- the bioA gene encoding adenosylmethionine--8-amino-7-oxononanoate transaminase encodes MDDEQKRHLKDIDRTAVWHPFTQMRDYADEDPVIISHGDGVYLVDIDGNRYLDGFSSMWCNVLGHRVAEIDGAIRAQLDRVAHSTLLGLSNIPAVQLAEKLVQIAPRGLSRVFFSDSGATAVEVAVKMAFQYWQQRAHPRREKDSFLHLTESYHGDTIGAVSVGGVAHFHHVYRPLLFSSVSAPVPHPYRCEYCNGACDKACFDTLEKIIAEHADRLAAFIVEPLVQGAGGMLMHPPGFLKHAAELCDKYDVLLIADEVATGFGRTGKMFACEHEDVAPDLLCLGKGLTGGYLPVAATLATDEIYNAFLGDYAEMKTFFHGHTYTGNPLGCAAALATIEKFETDRTLENLEYKIAYLEEQLQRFRDLVHVGDVRQRGFIVAVELVLDQANKTPYPFEDRIGHRVCDVARENGLLIRPLVNTIVLMPPYAISKGEIDQMIDVVCDAIRVVTEGDMR; translated from the coding sequence ATGGACGATGAGCAGAAACGCCATTTGAAGGATATCGACCGCACGGCTGTCTGGCATCCGTTTACGCAGATGCGGGATTATGCGGATGAGGACCCTGTTATTATTTCGCACGGCGATGGTGTTTATCTCGTAGATATCGACGGCAATCGCTATCTGGATGGCTTTTCGTCTATGTGGTGCAATGTGCTCGGGCATCGCGTTGCGGAGATTGACGGGGCTATTCGCGCGCAACTCGACCGCGTGGCGCACAGTACGCTGTTGGGTTTGTCCAATATTCCGGCTGTTCAACTTGCGGAGAAGTTGGTGCAGATCGCGCCGCGGGGTCTCAGTCGGGTTTTTTTTTCGGATAGTGGCGCGACTGCGGTTGAAGTTGCGGTTAAGATGGCGTTTCAATACTGGCAGCAGCGGGCACATCCGCGTCGGGAGAAGGACTCTTTTTTGCATCTGACGGAGAGCTATCACGGGGATACGATTGGTGCGGTGAGCGTGGGGGGAGTTGCGCATTTTCACCATGTGTATCGGCCCCTGCTTTTTTCTTCTGTTTCTGCGCCCGTTCCGCATCCCTACCGATGTGAATACTGCAATGGGGCGTGTGACAAGGCGTGCTTTGATACCCTGGAGAAGATTATTGCCGAACACGCGGACCGCCTCGCGGCTTTTATCGTGGAACCGCTCGTGCAGGGCGCGGGGGGTATGCTTATGCATCCGCCGGGTTTTCTCAAACATGCGGCTGAGTTGTGCGACAAATACGATGTGCTTCTGATTGCGGATGAGGTCGCTACGGGTTTTGGTCGCACTGGGAAGATGTTTGCCTGTGAACACGAAGATGTTGCGCCGGATTTGCTCTGTCTGGGCAAGGGGCTTACCGGGGGGTATCTTCCGGTGGCGGCTACGCTTGCGACGGATGAGATTTACAATGCGTTTTTGGGCGATTATGCGGAGATGAAGACGTTTTTTCACGGGCATACTTATACGGGCAATCCGCTCGGTTGCGCGGCTGCGCTGGCGACGATAGAAAAATTTGAGACAGATCGCACACTGGAGAATTTGGAATATAAGATCGCGTATCTCGAGGAGCAGTTGCAGCGGTTCAGGGATTTGGTACATGTGGGGGATGTTCGTCAGAGAGGCTTTATTGTTGCTGTTGAGCTGGTGTTGGATCAGGCAAATAAAACGCCGTATCCGTTTGAGGACCGTATAGGTCATCGCGTGTGCGATGTTGCCCGGGAAAATGGGCTTCTTATTCGCCCGCTGGTCAATACGATTGTTCTTATGCCTCCTTATGCTATTTCCAAAGGTGAGATAGATCAGATGATAGATGTTGTTTGCGATGCGATTCGGGTTGTTACAGAAGGGGATATGAGGTGA
- the bioD gene encoding dethiobiotin synthase, with amino-acid sequence MMRGIFVTGTDTEIGKTAITAGLAAVLKKRGIDAGVMKPISAGGRADAELLRRAASSDQSLDIINPIFLRDPLSPNIAAAREERVLDLAPVFDAFDRISKVHDYLLVEGVGGLLVPIADDFLVADLAAHFDLPLLIVARAALGTINHTLLTIEAAEARGLQINGVIYNTLSPGGPDVSAQMSPEVVTRISGVPSAGTVPYDQDVDVDAICLGGMAALVEAHVDLGLILGE; translated from the coding sequence GTGATGCGGGGGATTTTTGTGACGGGTACGGATACGGAGATTGGCAAGACGGCGATTACAGCCGGGTTGGCTGCGGTGCTGAAGAAACGAGGTATCGATGCAGGGGTTATGAAGCCGATTTCTGCGGGTGGTCGCGCGGATGCAGAGTTGTTGAGACGGGCTGCAAGTTCTGACCAGTCTCTGGATATTATCAATCCGATTTTCTTGCGCGATCCGCTTTCGCCGAATATTGCGGCTGCGCGGGAAGAGAGGGTGCTCGATCTGGCACCTGTTTTTGACGCTTTTGATCGTATTTCGAAAGTTCATGATTATTTGCTCGTCGAAGGTGTGGGTGGTCTTCTGGTGCCGATTGCGGATGATTTTCTGGTGGCAGATCTCGCTGCGCATTTCGATTTGCCTCTTCTTATTGTGGCTCGCGCAGCTCTGGGTACGATTAATCATACGTTGCTTACGATTGAGGCAGCGGAGGCACGCGGTCTTCAGATTAATGGTGTGATCTACAATACGCTGTCGCCGGGGGGACCAGATGTGTCGGCGCAGATGAGTCCAGAGGTTGTGACGCGCATTTCCGGGGTTCCGTCGGCGGGTACTGTCCCTTATGATCAGGATGTCGATGTGGATGCGATTTGCCTGGGGGGGATGGCGGCGTTGGTTGAGGCGCATGTTGATCTGGGTTTGATTTTGGGTGAGTAA
- a CDS encoding acetamidase, whose protein sequence is MAHHNFSPTHYHTTIGSHEPVLTIESGDTLSTTTVCAGGRDMTSEQVTEGGNPQTGPFYIEGAEPGDSISVVFDYLMPNRSHGYTSASVAPNVLDPGYVPKFEDDISRVLWEIDFENRTARPVEVSHNRDHTTPGYGSPATRPLRDLILPLNPHPGCFGVAPPRGQAISTATSSTHGGNMDYKRFNEGTTVYLPVFVEGALFHIGDGHALQGDGEIVGTGVEISFDVRFSVHLHKGKTINWPRGENETHIFTVGNARPLDQCVEHATTEMIRWLVSDFGLDERTVHVLLGEAVEYDMGNMYDPAYTFVCKIPKQVLETLGATRA, encoded by the coding sequence ATGGCACATCATAACTTTAGCCCCACGCATTACCATACGACCATCGGGTCTCACGAACCTGTTCTTACCATTGAAAGTGGTGATACGCTTTCGACGACGACGGTTTGTGCGGGTGGGAGGGATATGACGAGTGAGCAAGTGACCGAGGGCGGCAATCCCCAGACGGGTCCTTTTTATATTGAGGGTGCTGAGCCGGGGGATTCGATTTCGGTTGTGTTTGATTATTTGATGCCCAATCGGTCCCATGGCTATACGTCTGCGAGCGTTGCGCCCAATGTGCTCGATCCGGGTTATGTGCCCAAATTTGAGGATGATATTTCGCGGGTTTTATGGGAGATTGATTTTGAGAATCGCACGGCACGCCCGGTAGAGGTTTCTCACAACCGCGATCATACCACGCCCGGTTATGGCAGTCCCGCTACTCGTCCATTGAGGGATCTAATTTTGCCACTTAATCCGCATCCCGGATGTTTTGGGGTTGCACCGCCGCGGGGTCAGGCGATTTCGACTGCGACGTCATCCACGCACGGTGGGAATATGGATTACAAGCGTTTCAACGAGGGCACGACGGTTTATTTGCCGGTTTTTGTCGAGGGCGCGCTTTTTCACATTGGCGATGGGCACGCGCTTCAGGGCGATGGCGAAATTGTGGGTACGGGTGTTGAAATTTCTTTTGATGTCCGTTTTTCGGTTCATCTGCACAAGGGCAAGACGATTAACTGGCCGCGGGGTGAGAATGAGACGCATATTTTTACGGTGGGCAATGCCCGTCCGCTCGATCAGTGCGTGGAGCACGCGACTACTGAAATGATCCGCTGGCTTGTGTCGGATTTTGGGCTGGATGAGCGCACCGTGCATGTGTTGTTGGGCGAGGCCGTTGAATACGATATGGGCAATATGTACGATCCCGCTTATACTTTTGTTTGCAAAATTCCCAAGCAAGTTCTCGAAACCCTGGGCGCGACCCGCGCGTAG